A region of the Alphaproteobacteria bacterium genome:
ATGTTGCGTTCTTCGGGTATGTCTTGGGATCTTCGTAAATCCCAACCCTATATGGTTTATTATAAAATGAATTTTGATATTCCTATTGGTAAAACAGGGGATTGTTATGATCGTTATTTGGTTAGGGTTGAAGAAATGCGTCAATCTTTACGTATTATCAATCAATGTATAAAAGAAATGCCAGATGGACCATTTTGTTCGGATGATAGAAAAATTACCCCACCAAAACGTCAAGCTATGAAGCAATCGATGGAAGCTTTAATTCATCATTTTAAACTTTATACCGAAGGTTTTCATGTACCCGAAGGTGAAGTTTATGCAGCCGTTGAAGCACCAAAAGGGGAATTTGGTGTTTATTTGGTGGCTGATGGGTCAAATAAACCTTATCGTTGCAAGATCAGGGCACCAGGTTTTGCCCATTTACAGGCAAT
Encoded here:
- a CDS encoding NADH-quinone oxidoreductase subunit D (Catalyzes the transfer of electrons from NADH to quinone), encoding MLRSSGMSWDLRKSQPYMVYYKMNFDIPIGKTGDCYDRYLVRVEEMRQSLRIINQCIKEMPDGPFCSDDRKITPPKRQAMKQSMEALIHHFKLYTEGFHVPEGEVYAAVEAPKGEFGVYLVADGSNKPYRCKIRAPGFAHLQAMDFISRGHMLADAVAILGSMDIVFGEIDR